The DNA region CATGCTGCATGGGTGAACTTCACAAGAATCGTTTGGTGGTGAAGAATTAATTCAAGCTTTAACCAAATAAAGTTTGCAGCGGTTATCCATTGACAAATTCTGCACAGATACAAAAGTTTAAATCTGCTGCAGCTTAtgatttttaaaaaataaattttaaataaCCGGAGAGACCAACAAGAGTCAAGAGGCGGGAAAGCAAATAAAGAAGAACTCAAAACAACAGCTAGGCCCACGGATCCCACACGTCAGGGTGTATACTGGCCAATCGGGCAGCTTCCAGCTAGATTGGACCCACATGTCATTGCCTACAATCCTTCTGCAAGCAGCAGCACAACAACTACTCGCGGAAGTGGTCTTCCCTCGCATCATCCGCCGgcccaccacctccgccgcctcctcctctgccCCTCCGCCGCTTTGCTCCTGCCCCGTCCCCGGCACcgcaaaccctaaccctaatggCCGCCAACGCCGGGACCACCAGCTCCTTCCCGTACCTAGTCGCCGGTTCCTCCCCGGCGGCCCGCCGCCACGGGGCCGCACACCGGATCCGCGCCTCGGCAGCGGGGACGACAGGGGAGGCGGCGATGGACGTGGTGTCGGAGGCGGAGCTGCGGGAGAAGGGGTTCATGGGGATGCGGAAGACGAAGCTGGTTTGCACGGTGGGGCCCGCCTGCGTGGAGGCGCTGCCGGCGCTGGCGCGCGGCGGGATGGGCGTGGCGCGGGTCAACCTCTGCCACGGCGGCCGCGAGTGGCACCGGGCCGCGATGCGCGCCGTGCGGAGGCTCAACGACGAGGAAGGGTTCTGCGTCTCGCTCATGGTCGACACCGAGGGCTCCCAGCTTCTCGTCGCGGACCACGGAGGCGCCACCTCCGTCAAGGCCGAGGTAGGTCGCTCTCTGCCATTCTGCATTACTTCTCTGCTGGCTGTTGCCCTATTGTGTCCACGAGGTCCCGGGCGCCACATCTGATCATGATGTTGAAGTGAGTTGAACTCGCGGCATGTAGGAAATTAGGGAATAGGGACACGATTTTTTGAACCAACGGAATAGGGACACGTTCTGTCTCTGTTGTTGTGCAGTGAACTGGTTGTAGTAAGTATTACCACACTGCTTTAAATAGGTCAGAAGCATTCAATTTGGTGTTCTCCTGTGATGGAAGCAACCATTGCTTTGTGATTAATTGCATTGATCTGATGGAATCCATACTCATTTTAGTGCGATTGTAATGTAATCATCCTGTTTAGATATGGTTAATTGTTGGATATTTTATGATTGTCTTTCTTTGCTACAAGACAATAAATTGATAATAATATAGTCCGAGTCTTCTCCTGTTTCAATCGCTTTGTGATTAATTGCATTGATCTGACGGAATCCATATTCATTTTAGTGCGATTATACTGTAATCATCTTTGTTGTTTACATAGGATGGTTTGgatattttatgatttttttgcTTTGCCACAAGACGATAAATTGATAATTATATAGTGCGAGTCCTCCTGTTTCAATTATTCTGATTTGATGTATGATCGGATCAGGCTGTTGGTCCACCTGATTGTACAAGAATCACTTATATGCTGGATGATACCTGGACTTCTCCTGTTGATTGTACAAGAATCACTTATTCAAACATAATAAAAGGAATTCTCGTTTCTGTGCGTGTGCAATAATGAGATATCTGGACTATGACTGATTGACTGGATTTCGTACCAGAAAGGCTGCTAGTGATATGTCCAGCGAGACATTGTCATTGTGCTGAGGTGCTTTCATGTTATTTTGGAGTAATAGTCCTTATGGCTTCATATGTATTAGTCTAATATATTGGTCTGCCTTCATTCTTATCTGCTTGATCGTATGTGTCTATGTCTGAACCATGACAATTAGTGGGGAAATAGCAACCTGCTGAATACATATACATGTCACAATAATACAATTGGTGCTGCCACACCAACCACCTGATTGGTCACTGCAATGGCACTAGCACCAGTCCTGAAATCATTTGGTCTTACTACATAGCTTTGGCTGTCAGGATGTATCTATTTGCATGTGGGTTAGTATAAGCTCTGACATTTCCTGGAATAATTGATCAATGTGGGTTAGTATTTGCATATGGGGTGGTGAAAGTAGGTTGAGCTGTTGTTACCTGTATGGCAAAATCAATTGAGCTGTATCAAGAGTGTGCTGTTTTTTTTTCAGTCCTTAGAGAATAACATGATTTCCTCCAATACCAAGATATATGGGAGCTGTATCACTATCTAATGTGTCATGATATTGACACTGTAGTAAACTAAAGTATTGAGATAACATAGACCCTTGTCCCTGAACTATAATAGTTCACCCATCAAGGTTTTGTTTAAACGATACGCTTCACTCATTTGTCAAACCATCTTGGTTTGTGAATCTTGTAAGTAGTAGTAAAAAGCTCATAGTTATAGGTCTTTGTATCTGTAGTGGTATCCTGTATCTTCTGGAGAAGTCATCCTAGGTTTTCCTCTTTTTGTGATATACTGCAGGATTACTCAGAGTGGCTATTTACAAACAAAAAGACTGATGAAGCCCATCCATTCACGATGCATGTCAATTTTGAGAAGTTTTCTGATGGTCTGAAGATGAACAGGCTTTCTTTGTTGGCTGTCCATACTGAGTTCTAAACATTGCTCGTGAAAGAAATAATATTCTACAAATTTCAGGCATTCTAGTTGGTGATGAGCTTGTGATAGATGGTGGAATGGCAACATTTGTAGTTACTGAGAAAATTGGGAATGATTTGCGCTGTAAGTGCACAGACCCAGGTTTGCTTCTTCCTCGAGCCAAGTTGTCATTCTGGAGGAATGGAAAATTAGTTGAAAGGAGCTTTGGCCTTCCTACATTGTCGGCAAAGGTTAATTTATTTGAAAGCAGTACTTTGTATTATTTCAAATTTGTAGTTCCCTTCTAAAGCAACATTTTTTTGGCCTATTAAGGATGTATCAATCTTGACATATATGTTTGATTATGCTTCTTTGATCAATCCTGTTGAGTCTCGACATGATGAAATTTCTGGCTATGTATTTCCTGCTTGCTGACTGCTTGCATTATCTTGTAGGATTGGGCAGATATCGAATTTGGGATAGCAGAAGGAGTTGATTGCATTGCTCTATCTTTTGTAAAGGATGATAATGATATAAAGCAGCTGAAGGCTTACCTCTCCAGAAGATCATTAGAGTGAGTAGATAACTACCATATGAAGTCATTTATTGCTGTTCCTAATATAACTTACTGCCCACTGTTCTAAAATATCGGTAGAGTTTTGTAGCTGTAGTTCAAAGTATATGTACAGATATATAAAAATGTATATGTATGTTATCCGGATGCTGAAGGGAGAAATGCTGttgcaatttcaaaataaacaaAAGTCATGGAACAAAATGCCAAAATGAAATCTTAACAAAGAAAAGTAGAACTTACCAGCAGCAGGGTTCTCCAGTTTAGCCATtgatattgtacaacttccaATAAGTACTTGATCCATTTTGTATGTAGTGAAACACTTCCTCTAATCAGGAATATGTGAAGCTGATGTAGCAATATTTAAAAATATGCAAGCGAGTAATGATTTTTAACTTTTGTCAGTGATACTAAGTTACTAATGCGTTTTTGTCAGACTTAGCAAGTGAAGCAATCTCTTTAATAGAACTCAAAAGTATGGTTGTAATGATATTACTCTTTATTATATTAATTTTGAAGCTGCCAATCTTATGCATTGTGGTGTGACAGGCACATCAAAATTTTTGCGAAGATCGAGAGTCTGGAATCTCTCAAGAACCTGAAAGACATCATAAAGGCATCTGATGGAGTTATGGTAGCACGTGGGGATCTTGGAGTTCAGATTCCTCTGGAACAAATTCCAGCCATCCAAGAGTCAATTGTTACTCTGTGTAGGCACCTGAACAAGCCTGTGATAGTTGCTTCACAGCTTCTCGAATCAATCGTTGAATATCCAACACCAACTCGAGCGGAGGTAACCTAACTATAATACTTCAGAAGCATAGCTGCATAGATCTCATAACATGTTTCATTTCATCTAGTCTTTTCATTCATCAGTCCACGTGCCTGAAACTTGAACTAGAGTTTAGATCTATATCACTATTGATGTCTTTTAATATTTCATTTAAGTTTTTCCTTTTTGTTAGTGGCTCTTgttgggtttcatctctagcctaccctaTCTTGCTAGGGACTGAAAGGCTCTGTTCTTGTATCCGACTTTTAACTATCTACTCTCCAATGGTGTGTCACTGGGTACTTCTTTATGTAGGTGGCTGATGTTTCTGAAGCAGTGCGGCAATATGCAGATGCTGTGATGCTATCAGCAGAGTCAGCTATAGGTGCATATCCCCAGAAAGCTCTATCTGTCCTCCGTGTGGCCAGTGAGAGGATGGAATCATGGAGCCGTGAGGAGAGCATGCAGAAACTTCTTCCACAACATCAGCTTGCAATCGCTCTGCCTGACCGGATCTCAGAGCAAATTTGCAACTGTGCTGTAGAAATGGGTAGTTTATTATTTTCTTGTTTGATACATTGTAACCAATCTTTTCTCTTGAATTCTCACAATGTTACTTTTTCTGCAGCAAACAACCTTGCTGTGGATGCCATATTTGTTTACACAAAGCATGGTCACATGGCATCACTTCTATCACGCAACCGGCCAAACCCTCCCATACTTGCGTTCACTGATGATGCCCATTCAAGAAAGGGCATGAACCTCTACTGGGGAGTGATACCGTTGCATCTTCCATTATCTGATAGCATGGAAGATAACTTTAAGAAAACCATCACCCTGATGAAGTCAAAGGATTCTGTGAAACCTGGAGACACGATCTTGCTGGTCTCAGACTCTGATCTAAACCGACCTTGTGCTGCCACATCTGTGTTCCAATCCATTCAGGTCCGGTTAGTGGACTAGGTTAGGCATAATTGGACAAATAACTGTTCCAGGATGTTGATGGCTTTTTACAAGTACAGGGGTTGCTGCAAATGTATTACTGTACCAGACTGCATAGCTTGTACATTTCTCCATGGATTACGTGTGTCCATTCTCCAATAAGGAGCTATTTAAAAAACTGCTAGCATTTTGGTACATTTGTACATGAAAATTACTCTTGTTAAAGGATAATTGAAAGGGGTTGTAATGTTTAAGGTGAACGGCCAGCATTTTAGTAAGTGGTTTACAATCTCACATGAACGCAAACGGAGTATGTGCTGGTGATCGTATTTTGGTATGTAAATATGTACGGAGTATGTTTTTCATGCAAACCACGCAATGAAAGCATGGAAAGTTTGAGTGCGTATCTTGGCAGACTGGCAGCATGTACGCAACTCTGGATCTCAACATGAATTTTGGAGCGAACAAATTTAGCGTTACAATTTATTGTTTGAAACTTCAGTTTGATGCCTACTAGAAAGCCCTAGGCGCGGTGTTGCCGCACCATCTTTGAGCTAGCCACCTAGGGAACAATTGCAGGCTGTAAAAGCATGTATGTTCATTAAAATTATTACGTACCATCAACAATGGTTGCAATATGTAACATAACTTTATATATATAGAGGTACCTATCCCAAGAGGATTCATGTCTCCATATGTAGATTGAACTCTCTTTTCATCATCCTTTTTTATTCTTTAAAATGGCGGTGCTTTAATGCCTAGGCCTAAGCCACATTGTTCATATAGGACGTCAAAAGCAAAGCTTGTTATTTCAGTACCACTCTCCAGTTTCATTCTACTCAAACACATAATCAGAGAAGTTCATGGCTATagttaaaataaataaaatacaTTTGAACTGTAACCATTACATATGGACGAAATAAGATGAATAGCAGAACCTGTAAAGTACTTCTGAATGTCTAGTATTTGTGAGTTCTAATAGATATGATGCCGTCAGTTTATTCTGTCAGGAATCTGAATGGCGTCACACAATACAACTTATGTTAATCTATATTACTATATATGTTATAATAATTCCATCATAAAAAATAATAAGAACAGAAAGATTTCATATCAGCGTTCGACAATAAAAGCTTGAACTCTTGTTACTAACAAGTGCATCAGAAATAGATTTTGCACATAATAAAAGGGTAATGTAATTACACAATATTTGTTTTGGATGAGCATTGAAGATGTACTGCCATGTTAAGCTCGACAGGCAATATTTCTCACCGGTTACCATATGATTCTGCCTTTTCTAACATCAAACTTATTATATTATCGCACACAATTAGGAATATGCATTCGGGTCTACAACCGACTCAACACCTATATAGCTGATATACATGTTCTTTGGCTTTTACCAACAAGAATCGTCATCGGCCTCCTCATTGATCTCCCTGCAAGCAGGGACTCCAGGACAACATTGTTCTACTTTTGCAGTGATCATCATCAAGTATTTATTAGACAACCCAAGCAAGACAAATAGTCAAGTTTTTTAATGTTTAATATGCAATCAAAGAAAGAGCAGTGCATTCACTATTTATAATATTAAGCTGCTTCAACAATCTCCATGTGTGGTTATCAGAAGCATAATATAGCGACAACATGGATCTTGTAAattatcagaattagctatttATAAATATGTAGTTCAATCTTAAAAATTACACAGCTCCAATAAGAGTTGTCTGCACTATTAAATTGCAGCCCTTGCAATTCAATTTAATCTCACTAATCTGACAACCAATTTATACGTTTATTGTTCAGATAGTTTAATCAAACAATCTAATCTTGTCTTATTTTTTGTCAACTTCAAAATTGATATCATACATAtttcagatttttttttttgctctccCTAATATTCGATCAGAACACATGCTACTCAATAGATACTTTACTGGATTATAAACATCTTGTCTTATTTTTTGTCAACTTCAAAATTGATATCATACATATTTCAgattttttctctctccctaaTATTCGATCAGAACACATGCTACTCAATAAATACTTTACTGGATTATAAACACATAAAGGATCAGAACACATGCTACTTAATAAATACTTTATTTAGCATTGTATGAATAGAACTACAATTCAATACTTCACACATGGCAGATATATTTCACCCTTGATCTAATAACTATAAAAATGTAAATGCTTCTATCAAACCATAAATACTGAAACCTCACATTTCAACAGTCGAAACTGTAAAGGGCACATCAAAAATTCAGAGATCAAAAGGTTTTATCAGTTTTGGCTGAGAGACCGGAGAGTGTCCAGATGTGAGAGACATACCATAATTAAGGTTTTCATGGACCATTGGCAAGGCATTTGGTCGTGCAACTTATGGGTCCACAATGGGTATCGTCCCTGCAGCCTGCACGAGGAGCTACAACATATGCGCCGCTGGCTGCCTGCTCGTTTTAGTATCTGCTGTCCGTGTTGATACACACGCCAATCATGGTGGTGCAACTTGTGCGGTCGCACCCGCATATCGCTGTTGCCGGTGCTCGCGTCCACACTCCGGCGAGTGTGCGACCGTTCAGGTTGAGAGGAGACACTGGTAAATTGCTAGAGCCATGTCAGGACTTACGATCCTCATCACCGTCGTGGATGCCAAGATCATGGACTCGGCCGGAATAGGAAGCCGGAGCTGTCTGTCTCATGGGGTCCACCCAGCTGTGCTCTCTTCTCAAGCCCATGGTCTCTCCTCCGGCTACCGCTGTTACTATTGAGCTAGTtctcatcgccgccgccgcattcgCTGATACAACGCAGCGAGCTTGGCGATTTGTGCCATCCCTGGGCAGGCGCAGCGGTGGCCTCTCCTTGAGCCCCGGCAGCCGGATGAGGCATAGGTGAATGGTGCAATATGTCGCGACTTGCTAGGGGAGGAGGGGTGGTGGGGGGAAGAACGACCTCGCGCAGCTGCCTGCTAGCCGCCCACGACGGGAATGCAAAGCGTCGAGAGGGCGCAAGGCCACGCGACTCTTTTTCTCCATTGTAGATGAAGATCAAACGGCCGAGAATTTCACGCGACGTGGCCCAATCCCTGGCCAGGGTTTGGACCCAGGTTTCGTGTTAAGGAGATAAGGTTATAAATTTTCTGTTAATTCGGCTCAAAATTTGGATGCTTGGAGTATTACTGTGCTATAGATTACATAGATTTACCAATAAATATAAGCTTTTGAAAAATAATGCATCGAAGCTTTCGTAGCTCAGTTGGTTAGAGCACCCGTTTAGTAAGCGGGAGGTCTTGAGTTCGACTCTCAACGAAAGCAAAGCAGGCCTTTTTTGCTTTTTTTTATTTCTTCCTAGAAGAAGCTTGTCTGGTGACCCCGGCGACCGGCGAGTACAGGTGCGCCACGCGCTCCATCCATCTCCGTTGCCCCGGCGAGTGCACCCCGTCGCATCTCTCTCTTCCATCGTCGCTGCACGGCAGGGCCTAGCTAGCACCATGCGCTGAGCCTGCCCCGCGTATTCTCTGCCTCCACTGATGTCCCTTAGACAGTTTTTCATGATTGAGTTTTTGCTTACAACTCGGTCCCCGGTGGTTCCAattctgtttcttttctttgATACTACAAGTTGGCCCTTTTGCTCTTTCAGGTTCCAGGTTCTGAAGCAGCATTTTAACCATGGGTTGCTCTCTGAAAATTTTGTTAGGAAGATTGGTCATTGCATGCATGGGGCATGCCGCTTACCTGTGTAGGCATCATGCCATATGATGTGACTAGGAATGGATTCTGTGTCTATGTCAGGCAAGTTACGCTACTCTCTGATCGTTTATCAAAGAATGCAAACGATATGATATCGTACAGATCTTATGACAGATAGCGCAGATGGAGAGGACAAGCTCACACTGTCGTCCGCGACTACCATGGACTGGTGGTTTCAGCAATCAGCGTGATGCTTGCGATCTTGGTCAACATGGAAAATGTAGCACGAAAGGATTTCTGGATTCTGAAATAAGGTAGCCCGTTTTGGTAGTGAATCTACCGTCATGCAGGGGATTGTCTGCTTGACGTTTCGCATGTACGTATGATGTACCGTCACATACTCACATTCAGACAAGTAGTTCATGGATGGAGTTCACTAGTAGTCTGTGAATATTAGTAGCTGCAGAAGGTGAAGGCTAAGAGTACCGTTTGGATCCCCTCAGATTACTAGATTCTCATAATCCAATTTTGGATTCTCGGATTCTATGTTTGCACGTTAGAATCCTGACATGTTTGGATCCCACATACATTCTAGAAGCGGGATTCTAAGAATCCGGTGAGATCCAAACGGGACCTTACTTTTATGTGTGTGGGTGGGGGGGAGGGGGGACGCGCCACGGGATGATGAGAATTGAGAAAATAAATACCTTCCTGTTTGATAAACCGATGTACTAAACAAAAACCAAttatttaaattttataaacagCAAAGGATTCTAAGTTAGCTCAGATGCTTGTCTCGTCCATGAAAACCGCGAGCATGGCGATGATTCCCATTGCTGACCAACTAACGATAGATCACGCTTGCTGCTGTACAGCTGCAGTGTTGCAGATGCATTATAATTATTGTGGCTGATGAGTGCATGCTTGAGAGGACATGAGTGACCAAGAAATGAACACGCTTCGCTGCACTAGTTGCAGACGCATTGATGGTTTGCGTCTGACCTGATctgatgcatgcatgcatgctcgAGAGGACAGCGTGGCCCGGGCGTGCCAGTCAGCTGCAGGAACTTTGCCCCCAAATAGCAAGTGGCCGTCGTTCAAAAACTGTTGACGATCAGATGATTAAGACACTACCTCTCAGGGTGCGTTTAGAttgcaacaaagttgcaatagtaacactgtagcgttttcgtttgtatttgacaaattttatctaatcatggactaattaggctcaaaagattcgtctcgtgatgtacaattaaactgtgcaattagttattttttttacatacatttactgctccatgcatgtgtcccaaaattgatgtgatggagagagagtgtaaaaattataacatttggaTGCATCTAAACAGGCCCTCAGTCTCAGCGCTGTGTTAGTGCCCTGTCGCCAGTGACGTGGCTGAGCTAGCAAACAAAGCGGCCCAGAAAATGGGGCCCTGTCAGCACTGTGTTGCCGACGCGGCGGAAGACATGCATGCTTGCCCACAGTACCTCGCCGATCGACCGATGTGCCACGACTGCACGTGTTTCTGCCCCGGTTGGCGGTTGCTGTCGGCTCTGCATCGGCGGCGGCAGAAACACATGTCTCCGGCCCCCATGAGGTCTGCAGCATCGACCCTCTTAGAGCATGTACAGCGCTATTAAATTTGCCGTCTCTAAGAGCCATCATTAATGAAAATAATCCTACGTGAACAGTCATCACGGAGGAGAGAGAGCGTAGTCGTCCTTTCGTGAAGCGACGGCTTCGTCTCGTGCTCCAAGAATCTACCGACAGGCGAAACAACGGCTGTACGGCGAGTCGACGAGTCGACGGCGACGATGGATCGGCTGCGCGGGAGAGTTTTGGCGGGCGGCAGGGATGGATGTTCTTCGGATTCGCACCATTTTTCCTGCTCCCCATATAGTTTCGCGCCTCTTTGTTTCACATCGTCATTCCATTTTTCCCTAATCCAGATGGAGTCCGAAGCGGCGGAGGTCGATGGAGGTTCACCGGCAGCCACCTTCGTCTTCGATGAAGCGCAGGCGCGACGGCTCCTGGTGGCGGCGGCAAGCAGGGAGCTCCGCGCGGAGTCCTCGGCCACGGAGAGCCGAGATCCGAGCACCAActtcacggcggcggcggggaggggccgcTGCGGCTAGGCTTCACGGCGGCAGCGGGAACCGGGCTACTGCGCCCAGGCTCCGCGGCGGCTGCGCGGATGGGGCTGCCGCGCCCAGGATCCGCGGCGTCGGTGAGGACGGGGCTCCCGTGCCTAGGCTCTACGGCGCCGGCGAGGACGGGGCTGTCGCGCCCAGGGCCCGTtgcggcggcggggaaggggCAGCCGCGCCCAGGCTTCACGGCGGTGGCGGGGACTTTCCAGGCACGCCCAGGCTCGACGGCCACTTTCGGCCGGCCGCACACAGGCACCACGGCGGGTGCAGGGCTACTGCGCATAGACACCTTCCATGGTAGCTCTGGTTCATCCTTCGATGGTAGCCCTGGTTCATCTCCTCCTGTTACTCCTCAATCAGATCCTACAAATTGGTAATTACTCCATTCATCGATATGTTTACCTTGTGTGATATACGTTTGGATGCTCCATTCATCGATCTATTGATTCAACATGTTAACTGCTATTCCATCATTCTGTTTTTAGGGATAACAATCCACACCCCCTGGTGGATTTATGAACCTAGTGAATGATCAATCATCACATAATTTCCATTTTGTTGGTATGAGTATAGATGATTCCACTGCAGAGGCAAACCACATTCAAATTGATGTGGACAGCGAGGACGGAGTTGTCCGAACTGAGAAAAGGATTCTTTGGACGCAAGAAGAAGATGTTCGACTGGTTAGTTGTAGTTTATTCTATTTTTGTTGTTATGAGTTGCTGCCATTTAGCTTTAACATAGATATTTTTTTGTAGATGAGTGCTTGGTTAGAGAATTCGATGGATTCAATTCATGGAGCTGATAAGAGAAACGAACAGTATTGGGGTGATATTGTTAAGAAGTACAACATGACAACACCAAAAAATAGAATGAGAACTCAGAAGCAAGCTAAAGACCATTGGCATAAGATTAACAAATGGACTGACTTATTTCACGCTGCTTGGTTGAAGGCTCGCAGAATATATACAAGTGGCTATTCAGATCAAATGTGGATTGATATGGCACATAAGTTCTACCTAGAGGACAACAAGCATCTCAAGttgggtccttttgtgctaatgGATGTATGGTACACAGTTAGAGGTGTGGCAAAGTGGATTACATACAACAGTGGCCTGAAGAGAACACGCGAAAGCAAGGGCTGTGTAGATGAGGGAAACGACACTCAACCTGTTGATGAAGATCCTCATGAACTGCCACGAACTATGGGTCAGAAGAAAGCAAAAAAGATGGCATTGGAAGCTAAAAAGGATGGACAGTCAAAGGAAAGGGCAATTGATGTTGATCTTGAAAAATATAGCCAAATCCAAAGTGAAGCTAATGCAAGTCCTCTAAAAGTTTTAGAGGTTCAACAGAAGCTTTCAACAGAGAAAGTTGAGGCATCAAAACTAAATCATCGAGCAGCAGTTGAGAACAAAGAAGCAAAGTTGTTGGAGGTATACACCACTATGCTATCAAGAGACACCAGTGGGTACTCAGCAGAAGAGAAAGAAGAGCATATGGCTACACTTAGATGTATGAGAATGCGACTTTTCCCTGAAGGTATCTAGTTCCTTTTATATGCTCGCATGGTTGGTGTGAACTGCTGTCATTTTATTATAAACGTGTTGGTGTGGACGTGTTGGTGTGGAAAAAACTGCTTCATGTGAACGCGTTGGTGCACTGTGTGTATAAAATGCCCTGATGCAACGTCACACAATCCAGCCAGCCACAATGTCACACGAACCAGACTCAGATCAAGAAAACAATGATTTGAGTGATGCCTATTTTGATCCTCTGGACATCTACAGTCTGGAGGGTTTTATTGCAGAGGAAGAAATCTTGGATGAAATTGGAAGGCAGGTTGGAGAAAAGTTGAAGGCTCAAATCAACGAAGAATACTTGCGACCTGAGGCTCGTGGTTTTCCTGATATGATTGGAAGTATTGACTGTATGCACTGGCGTTGGAAAAATTGCCC from Panicum hallii strain FIL2 chromosome 9, PHallii_v3.1, whole genome shotgun sequence includes:
- the LOC112878050 gene encoding pyruvate kinase isozyme A, chloroplastic-like; protein product: MAANAGTTSSFPYLVAGSSPAARRHGAAHRIRASAAGTTGEAAMDVVSEAELREKGFMGMRKTKLVCTVGPACVEALPALARGGMGVARVNLCHGGREWHRAAMRAVRRLNDEEGFCVSLMVDTEGSQLLVADHGGATSVKAEDYSEWLFTNKKTDEAHPFTMHVNFEKFSDGILVGDELVIDGGMATFVVTEKIGNDLRCKCTDPGLLLPRAKLSFWRNGKLVERSFGLPTLSAKDWADIEFGIAEGVDCIALSFVKDDNDIKQLKAYLSRRSLEHIKIFAKIESLESLKNLKDIIKASDGVMVARGDLGVQIPLEQIPAIQESIVTLCRHLNKPVIVASQLLESIVEYPTPTRAEVADVSEAVRQYADAVMLSAESAIGAYPQKALSVLRVASERMESWSREESMQKLLPQHQLAIALPDRISEQICNCAVEMANNLAVDAIFVYTKHGHMASLLSRNRPNPPILAFTDDAHSRKGMNLYWGVIPLHLPLSDSMEDNFKKTITLMKSKDSVKPGDTILLVSDSDLNRPCAATSVFQSIQVRLVD